One Qiania dongpingensis genomic window carries:
- the hemB gene encoding porphobilinogen synthase, giving the protein MDMVKRPRRLRGGETLRRMVRETRMDKASLVYPMFVVEGKGIRHEIPSMPGQYHYSLDMLPAALEEAADAGVSSIMLFGIPDKKDELGSGAYDRDGIIQRALRTGKDTVPELYYITDVCMCEYTSHGHCGALCGHDVDNDATLPLLAKTALSHVQAGADMVAPSDMMDGRVGAIRETLDKNGYVNTPIMSYAVKYASAFYGPFREAADSAPSFGDRKTYQMDFHNVKEGIKEALLDVEEGADLVMVKPALSYMDVIRRVSETVHVPVAAYSVSGEYAMIKAAALKGWIKEEAIVCESAASIYRAGADILITYYAKELARYMDEGRIG; this is encoded by the coding sequence ATGGATATGGTGAAGCGCCCCAGGCGTCTGAGAGGCGGAGAAACGCTGAGAAGAATGGTGCGGGAAACCAGGATGGATAAGGCTTCTCTGGTCTATCCGATGTTTGTGGTGGAAGGAAAGGGAATCCGGCATGAGATTCCTTCCATGCCTGGTCAGTATCATTATAGTCTGGATATGCTGCCGGCGGCTCTGGAGGAAGCAGCAGATGCGGGAGTTTCCAGTATTATGCTGTTTGGGATACCAGACAAAAAGGATGAGCTCGGCAGCGGCGCCTATGACCGGGACGGAATCATTCAGAGGGCGCTCAGGACCGGGAAGGATACGGTGCCGGAGCTCTATTATATCACCGATGTCTGTATGTGCGAATATACCTCCCACGGACACTGCGGCGCCTTGTGTGGCCATGATGTGGACAACGACGCGACTCTCCCTCTTTTGGCGAAGACGGCGCTGTCCCACGTACAGGCGGGGGCCGACATGGTCGCGCCTTCCGATATGATGGACGGAAGAGTAGGAGCGATACGGGAGACGCTGGATAAAAATGGATATGTGAATACGCCGATCATGTCCTACGCTGTGAAATATGCGTCTGCCTTTTACGGCCCTTTCCGGGAGGCGGCGGATTCCGCCCCCAGCTTTGGGGACAGGAAGACCTATCAAATGGATTTCCACAATGTAAAAGAGGGGATAAAGGAAGCACTTTTGGATGTGGAGGAGGGAGCCGATCTCGTCATGGTGAAGCCGGCCCTTTCCTATATGGATGTGATACGGAGAGTCTCAGAGACGGTCCATGTGCCGGTGGCGGCCTACAGTGTGAGCGGAGAATACGCAATGATAAAGGCGGCCGCTTTAAAGGGCTGGATCAAGGAAGAGGCCATTGTATGTGAGTCGGCTGCTTCCATATACCGGGCCGGCGCGGATATCCTGATCACCTATTATGCGAAAGAGCTGGCAAGATATATGGACGAGGGCAGGATCGGATGA
- the cobA gene encoding uroporphyrinogen-III C-methyltransferase, with product MDKIGKVWLVGAGPSDPGLFTIKGFRVLEQAQVVVYDRLVGQAVLRMMPQTAEKINVGKRSGAHPVPQEEINQILLDKAKEGKRVVRLKGGDPFVFGRGGEELELLVKNGIPFEVVPGVTAAAAVPAYAGIPVTHRDYCSSVHLITAHKKRGSKEELDFDTLSRLDGTLVFYMGLSALGDICGGLLKAGVDPDMPAAVLERGTTAAQRKVVSTLSRLKEEADKADIGSPSLIVVGKVCGLADTFHWAEDRPLGKQRVVVTRPKKRSRKLADRLEALGAEVILLPAIETRPIEDNKPLEDALQGLERYQWIGFTSSEGADCFFDALYRRKMDVRSLAGIRFAAIGSATRRSVEKRGILVELQPETYTGEAFGKLLAQSMAPGERLLLPRARIGTEQIIGPLTEAGILFEDIPVYDTVWEQIGGTEFKLLPDDIVTFTSASTVKGFVQMMHGTDLSRIRGLCIGGQTAEEAARHGIRVEISDRADVESMVEKLLDVKDSGWK from the coding sequence ATGGATAAGATCGGCAAGGTATGGCTGGTGGGAGCCGGCCCCTCGGATCCCGGGTTGTTTACGATAAAAGGGTTCCGGGTGCTGGAACAGGCTCAGGTAGTGGTATATGACCGTCTGGTGGGGCAGGCAGTCCTTCGGATGATGCCGCAGACGGCGGAGAAGATAAATGTAGGGAAGCGGTCCGGCGCGCACCCGGTGCCTCAGGAAGAGATCAACCAGATCCTTTTGGATAAAGCGAAAGAGGGAAAACGCGTTGTCCGGCTAAAGGGGGGAGACCCATTTGTATTTGGCAGGGGAGGAGAAGAGCTGGAGCTTCTGGTGAAAAACGGGATTCCCTTTGAGGTCGTGCCGGGAGTGACAGCGGCTGCTGCCGTACCGGCCTATGCCGGAATACCGGTGACCCACAGGGACTACTGTTCTTCCGTGCATTTGATAACCGCCCATAAGAAGCGGGGGAGCAAAGAAGAGCTGGATTTTGATACTTTGTCCAGGCTGGATGGGACCCTGGTGTTTTATATGGGCCTCAGCGCCTTGGGAGATATATGCGGAGGGCTTTTAAAAGCCGGCGTGGATCCGGATATGCCGGCGGCGGTGCTGGAGCGGGGGACAACTGCCGCGCAGAGGAAGGTGGTATCGACCCTTTCCAGACTGAAAGAGGAGGCCGATAAAGCTGATATAGGCTCTCCTTCTCTGATCGTGGTTGGAAAGGTCTGCGGCCTGGCAGATACCTTTCACTGGGCAGAGGACAGGCCCCTGGGGAAACAGAGGGTTGTTGTCACCAGGCCGAAGAAAAGGAGCAGGAAGCTGGCGGACAGGCTGGAGGCTCTTGGCGCGGAGGTGATTCTGCTTCCGGCCATAGAGACAAGGCCGATAGAAGACAATAAACCGCTGGAGGATGCGCTTCAAGGCCTGGAGCGGTATCAGTGGATCGGCTTTACCAGCTCAGAAGGGGCGGACTGCTTTTTTGATGCGCTCTATCGCCGGAAGATGGACGTGAGGAGCCTGGCAGGGATACGGTTTGCGGCCATCGGGTCGGCGACCAGAAGGTCTGTGGAAAAGAGGGGGATTCTGGTGGAACTGCAGCCGGAGACATACACAGGGGAAGCATTCGGGAAGCTTCTGGCCCAGTCGATGGCTCCTGGCGAGAGGCTTCTTCTCCCAAGGGCCAGGATTGGCACAGAACAGATCATCGGGCCGCTGACGGAGGCGGGGATTCTGTTTGAGGATATTCCAGTCTACGATACTGTGTGGGAGCAGATCGGCGGAACAGAATTTAAACTTCTGCCGGATGACATTGTGACCTTTACCAGCGCGTCCACAGTGAAAGGATTCGTGCAGATGATGCATGGGACCGATCTAAGCAGGATACGGGGCCTCTGCATCGGCGGGCAGACGGCGGAGGAGGCTGCGAGGCATGGGATCCGCGTGGAAATATCGGACCGCGCGGATGTGGAAAGTATGGTAGAAAAGCTGCTGGATGTAAAGGATAGCGGATGGAAATAA